In a single window of the Pirellulales bacterium genome:
- a CDS encoding tetratricopeptide repeat protein, with amino-acid sequence MSSTEDEAIKRGNLLRDNGDLEGAIAAYTEAIRINPQNAQLYSSRGHAYARKSEWTNAITDCSEAIRLDSHRAEGYWVRAVAYGRIGDSERSIGDCTEALRRDPKLLEALVWRARLFNAKGEFEKAIADFTESIRLGLRYAEVYWGRGRAYNKVKEFDKAIADFTESIRLEPKCAEVYCGRGYAHSMRGEVDQGLADYSEAIRLNPKYTTAYYNRGDNHSKAGNFDKAIADYTEVVRLDPKDAGAYYNRGCSYSDKGDYDKAITDFTAVIQIDPIAGHAFYGRGHAYMQKGDIAKGDADLDQAEKLGYKRLGRAQQGESKSNPLKRWVRILWSRLCGRAK; translated from the coding sequence ATGAGTAGTACCGAAGATGAAGCAATCAAGCGAGGTAATCTGCTGCGAGACAATGGCGATCTTGAAGGAGCCATAGCGGCATACACCGAGGCCATCCGTATCAATCCACAAAATGCGCAGCTGTACTCCAGCCGAGGCCATGCTTACGCGCGAAAGAGCGAGTGGACGAACGCCATCACTGATTGCTCGGAGGCTATCCGGCTCGACTCGCACCGCGCTGAGGGCTACTGGGTCCGTGCAGTTGCTTACGGGCGGATCGGTGATTCTGAGCGTAGCATTGGTGACTGCACGGAGGCTCTGCGCCGAGACCCGAAGTTGTTGGAAGCACTTGTGTGGCGAGCCCGTCTTTTTAATGCGAAGGGGGAGTTCGAAAAGGCGATCGCGGATTTCACGGAGTCTATTCGGCTCGGCCTACGATATGCCGAAGTTTATTGGGGACGAGGCCGTGCCTATAACAAAGTGAAAGAGTTCGATAAGGCGATCGCGGACTTCACGGAGTCCATTCGACTCGAACCGAAGTGTGCTGAAGTCTATTGCGGGCGTGGCTATGCGCACAGCATGAGGGGTGAGGTCGATCAAGGCTTGGCGGATTACAGCGAGGCGATTCGACTCAATCCGAAGTATACTACCGCGTACTATAATCGGGGTGACAATCACTCTAAAGCTGGCAATTTCGATAAGGCGATTGCAGACTATACTGAGGTTGTACGACTCGACCCTAAGGATGCCGGGGCGTATTACAACCGGGGCTGCTCATACTCCGATAAGGGTGACTATGACAAGGCAATCACCGACTTTACCGCAGTGATTCAGATCGATCCGATTGCTGGGCATGCATTCTATGGCCGAGGCCATGCGTACATGCAGAAAGGTGACATCGCCAAAGGCGACGCCGATCTCGATCAGGCTGAGAAGTTGGGATACAAACGGTTAGGGCGCGCCCAACAGGGAGAGTCGAAATCAAATCCGTTGAAAAGGTGGGTACGCATTTTGTGGTCGAGGTTATGCGGACGCGCAAAGTAA
- a CDS encoding transposase: MPRTARAAPGGFVYHVLNRGVGRMRLFDKARDYEAFEEALAETLAKIPLRVCGFCVLPNHWHFVVWPEADGQLGTFFQRLTVTHATRWVRAKRRLGYGHVYQGRFKSFPVETDEHFYQVLRYVERNAQRAGLVRRAVDWRWGSLWVRERGAAEQKAWLSSWPVPRPRRWREHVNTAHTEAELNALRRSVQRGTPYGSTSWIASTAAALGLQATLRAPGRPRKASLSDS; the protein is encoded by the coding sequence ATGCCAAGAACCGCGCGTGCCGCACCGGGTGGGTTCGTTTATCATGTGCTGAATCGTGGCGTGGGGCGGATGCGGTTGTTCGACAAGGCCCGCGACTACGAGGCGTTCGAAGAAGCCTTGGCGGAGACCCTGGCCAAGATTCCGCTGCGGGTCTGCGGTTTTTGCGTGCTGCCCAACCACTGGCACTTCGTGGTCTGGCCAGAAGCCGACGGTCAACTGGGTACGTTTTTCCAACGGCTCACGGTGACGCATGCGACGCGTTGGGTGCGAGCCAAGCGGCGGCTGGGCTATGGCCACGTCTACCAGGGCCGTTTCAAGTCGTTCCCTGTCGAGACCGACGAGCATTTTTACCAGGTCTTGCGGTACGTCGAGCGCAATGCACAGCGGGCCGGCTTGGTCCGCCGCGCCGTCGACTGGCGATGGGGTAGCCTGTGGGTTCGCGAGCGCGGCGCCGCCGAGCAGAAGGCCTGGCTGTCGAGTTGGCCGGTTCCCCGCCCGCGTCGCTGGCGCGAACACGTCAACACGGCGCACACCGAAGCCGAGTTGAACGCGCTGCGGCGAAGCGTTCAGCGTGGCACACCCTACGGCAGCACGTCATGGATCGCGTCGACCGCCGCAGCGCTTGGGCTCCAAGCCACGCTCCGCGCGCCCGGCCGACCGCGCAAGGCTTCGCTCTCGGATTCATAA